The proteins below come from a single Cricetulus griseus strain 17A/GY chromosome 6, alternate assembly CriGri-PICRH-1.0, whole genome shotgun sequence genomic window:
- the LOC100755641 gene encoding LOW QUALITY PROTEIN: peptidyl-prolyl cis-trans isomerase D-like (The sequence of the model RefSeq protein was modified relative to this genomic sequence to represent the inferred CDS: deleted 1 base in 1 codon), which translates to MSHPSPTARPSNPKNPRVFFDVDIGGERVGRIVLELFADIVPKTAENFRALCTGEKGTGPTTGKPLHFKGCPFHRIIKKFMIQGGDFSNQNGTGGESIYGEKFEDENFHYKHDREGLLSMANADPNTNGSQFFITTVPTPHLDGKYVVFGQVIKGLGVARMLENVEVNGEKPAKLCVIAECGELKEGDDWGIFPKDGSGDSHPDFPEDADIDLKDVDKILLITEDLKNTGNTFFKSQNWEMAIKKYAKVLRYVDSSKAVIEKADTSRLQPIALSCVLNIGACKLKMSNWQGAIDSCLEALEMEPSNTKALCRKAQGWQGLKEYDQALADLKKAQEIAPGDKAIQAELLKVKQMIKAQKDKEKAVYAKMFA; encoded by the exons ATGTCGCACCCATCCCCGACAGCCAGGCCCTCCAACCCCAAGAACCCTCGGGTCTTCTTTGACGTGGACATCGGCGGGGAGCGAGTTGGCAGAATTGTTTTAGAATTGTTTGCAGATATTGTTCCCAAAACTGCAGAAAATTTTCGTGCGTTGTGTACAGGAGAAAAAGGCACTGGACCCACAACTGGGAAACCGCTCCATTTTAAAGGATGTCCTTTTCACCGAATTATTAAGAAGTTTATGATTCAGGGTGGAGACTTCTCAAATCAGAATGGGACAGGTGGAGAAAGTATTTATGGTGAAAAATTTGAAGatgaaaattttcattataaGCATGATCGGGAGGGTTTGCTGAGCATGGCAAATGCAGATCCCAATACAAATGGTTCTCAGTTCTTTATCACAACAGTTCCAACTCCTCATTTGGATGGGAAATATGTGGTATTTGGTCAAGTAATTAAAGGACTAGGTGTAGCAAGGATGCTTGAAAATGTC GAAGTGAATGGTGAAAAACCTGCCAAACTGTGTGTCATTGCAGAATGTGGAGAATTGAAAGAAGGGGATGACTGGGGAATATTCCCCAAAGATGGCTCTGGTGACAGTCATCCAGATTTCCCTGAGGATGCTGATATAGATTTAAAAGATgtagataaaattttattaataactGAAGACTTAAAAAACACTGGAAATACTTTTTTCAAATCTCAGAACTGGGAGATGGCTATTAAAAAATATGCAAAGGTTTTAAGATATGTGGATAGTTCAAAGGCTGTTATTGAGAAAGCAGATACATCTAGACTGCAACCTATAGCCTTAAGCTGTGTACTGAATATTGGTGCTTGTAAATTGAAGATGTCAAATTGGCAGGGAGCAATTGACAGTTGTTTGGAGGCTCTTGAAATGGAACCATCAAATACTAAAGCACTATGCCGAAAAGCACAAGGATGGCAAGGATTAAAAGAATATGATCAAGCACTGGCTGATCTTAAGAAAGCGCAGGAGATAGCCCCAGGAGATAAAGCTATCCAGGCAGAATTGCTTAAAGTGAAACAAATGATAAAGGCacagaaagataaagagaagGCGGTATATGCAAAAATGTTTGCTTAA